The nucleotide window tcagcggcttgtatgcaTGGAGGCGCTTAAcggtttatgttaattaatggtaaTTTACCGTTAGACCGGCAgtattttgcatgacaataaccggctgacaacatttcatgactgccacagccctagtgattacactaggaagagtcttgtcgATGATTCCTGTAACCAGAAAGCCCGCCCCACTGTTTAAATGTAGACtcagtaattacatttacatttttagtcatttagcagacgctcttatccagatgtaatatgacatcatcataaaatgttttacatttttagtaatttagcagacactcttatccagagcaacttacagttagtgagtgcatacattatttattttttcatactggaccccgtgggaatcgaacccacaaccctggcgttgaaagcgccatgctctaccaactgagctacaaggggccCAGCAGAGCTTTAGACATCAACAACTACCACATTGTACCTTTAAGTTGATGTAATTTCGTGTTCTACCTCTAGGGGATATGCTGAGGTGGTGACTGACGGAACATTCGGCGAGGGTTCTGGAATCATCCTATTGGACGATGTGCGTTGTGAGGGGACGGAGTCATCCCTGCTGGACTGTCGCCATGGCATCTGGGGCCGTAGCGACTGTTCCCATGGAGAGGATGTGGGCGTGCGATGCAGGGCCAGAGCTAAAGAGGAAGAGACCAATGAGGTGCCGGCTGTTGCACCTGCCACAGGTAAGCCTTACTCCGACAGCAATATGGCCAAACAACCGTGAGGCCTTTTTATTAGCTTTTACAAGTATGTTTGTGTTGCAGGTCCTCTGGTGCGTCTGGTAGGGGGCGGCAGCCATAAGGAAGGTCGTGCGGAGGTTTAtctccatggagactgggggagTATCTGTGACTCGGGCTGGAATGACCTGAACGCTGCTGTGGTCTGCAGACAGCTGggccacaggtgtgtgtgtgtgtgtgtgtgtgtgtgtgtgtgtgttcacagacCTTTGTGTAGAAGAGTGTTGTAGCTTCAGTCAATCCAGCattttttatctctctctttatctcagtCTTTCACCCTCCCACTcttcccccttctcctcttctccccctcctcctctccttctccctcagtGGTCATGCGGTAGCAGCGGGTGGGTTCGGTCGGGGGAAGGGTCCTGTCCACCTGGACCAGGTGAGGTGTACGGGGAAGGAGGACTTCCTGGGGGAGTGTCCGTCTCTGGGCCGGGGCCGTGACGGCTGCAGACGGAGAGAGGATGCAGGGGTGAGCTGTGACCACGCCCCCCGGGCAACAGAGGGCCAGGCCGGGCCAAGTGAGCACACCTGTGGAGTGAGGAAGATTTGGGAGGAAGGGAACGAGAggaagagtggaggaggaggagagaatatACTCCGGTAAGAGAAGCTTTACGTACAGCGTAGATACACAGAGAATCACACATGACTCATGAGAAGAcacaggttaacacacacacactaaacccctctcctctccccccctctcctctcctccctccccctctcctctaggaCATCATGGCCATGGCAGGTGTCAGTGTGGTTGGGTTCTGAGGGTAAAGATGGCCATCCTATCTGTAGTGGTACTTTGATCTCTCCGTGCTGGGCCCTGGCCTCCGCTCACTGCTTCACCAGGtgacttctcctctcctctcctctcctctcctctcgtttcCTAACATTTGTTTAGTCACTCGTTTTTTTCTATTTTCAGTGCTCACGTCTTCTTTTTCTGCCTTCATTTCTTTCCATCCAATTTTCTGTCCCCCTTTCCAAACACTTTAtcgctacccctctctctctctctctctctctctctctctcccccctctccctctccatcctccaggtTTGGTATTGGCCCGTCTCAGTATGTGGTGCGTGTGGGGGGTTCTGACCGAATTCTGACCCCGGAGCGAGTGGTGGTCCACAGAAAGTTCAGGGCAGATCAGGGCCCTGGGGGTCATGACCTGGCCCTGCTGAGGCTGCCCAGCCCCAAGGATCACTGTTTGACCTTTGCTCACCACACCAACGCCGCCTGCCTCCCCACCACAGACACTACAAGGGGCAAGACCCCCTCCTCCTGCATTGCCGCGGTTACCGCAGGCTGGGACGGCCCAGGTACGCCTCACCTTCCACTACCTCTCAACTACAACCTCTGAGGATTTGTGGTTTAGCATTGCCGACACGTTAGAAACGTATTTCTCCCTACTGTACATGCCCTCTTCCCCCTTAGATGCTGTGCTCCAGTCCTGGGTACCCCTCCTGACGTCATGGCAGTGTAAGAAGCATTATGGCGATGGTTACTCCTCCCATGGCACGCTGTGCGCCGGCAGCCCCCCTGACACACGCCGGCTCCACGGGAACAATGGTTGCCAGGGCAACTGGGGCGGTGGGCTGGTGTGCCAGGGGAAGGGAGGGCGATGGGTTTTGACCGGGATCGTCTCCGGGGGTTATGGTTGCAGTGACCCCTCAACCCCCGCCCTCTACACACGGGTCGGACGGTTCCAGGGCTGGATCgaggaggtcacacacacacaggagcggAACATACTCACACACGATCATGACGAGTTGAAACAAACACACTGATGATgaattcatacacacacacaatcagcacaacaatatacacacacacacacgatcacaATGGGCACACACAAAATaagcatacacacactcacaataaacacacacacacacgctcgtcTGAACCAGGACACGCCATTGGCTCACCGGCCGTGTCATGCGACtgtcagaggaagaggaggaaggatagatgatggaggaacaggaggaggacatgttggaaaaggagggagagaaagaggaaagatacaacaagagaagagaaagaagagatcctcctctccccctctgccccctGACCCAGACCATGCAAacttgtgtatgtgcatgtgtatgtgtgtgtattacgCTAGCTGTggggtgtgtgcatgcatgtatggGTGGCAGAGCTGTATGTATCATCTGTGTGTGGGATGGGAGGTGCTGTAGTGATAATGTGTAGCCAGACATGTGTTAGGTAGTattttctctgacagtggggtTGGGTTTCTTGTGATGCCCTATTTGAATGTGACGTCTGTCCAGAATGATCTGTTATTCCTTAACCAGtggtaaaaaaaatatgtaagctGTTGTTCAAAAGCTGTTCTCGAATATCTAATACTGACATTTGTATTCCTGAAAATGCGATCTACTCTACCTTGGACGGGACTTTCTCTTCTTTCAAATGTGAACTGGACAGCTCTTCCCTCTCATTTCAAATAAACTGGACTCTTTTGGCTGCGGCAGTTAGCCTTGAGGTGTAGGCCACTAACCTGAGGATGTTGGTGTCAGTTTCCAGCAACCATCTGCTGTTGTGCCCTACAGCAAGACACTCTACTGCTCCAACAAATTGCTCCAGGGATTCTGCACCGTGGCATACCCTGTCAACGGCATTGCAACGTCACAAAAAAAGACAATAAAATGATATTCTATGCTACTCTATTTTTCTCACTCCTGTCAAAGCCATGGAAAGCCAAGGGATGGATCATATTTATCTTTTTCTACTGATCTCCCTGAATGGCTCTAGTAGTTAACATTGTGTGTAAATACTTTTGATTGTTCATGTGTTGCATTCATTAACGTCTGATTGCCAAACAGCTAGACTTCCTGTAGTTGAATATTCCTCTCACTTTTCTCTGACCTCAGTAGTAGATGGTGATGTTGTCATATATTCAGAGGCAACATTTATCATCAGCTTGAGTGAGAAGTTGCCCCTAACCtgagatctaggatcagattagccAACTCCAAATGgtatgatgtatttgataccattccacttattccgctccaaccattaccacgagcccgtcctccccaattaaggtgccaccaacctcctgtggggaGGATACAAAAAGATCTGACCCAGGACCAGTGGTTAGGGGAAACTTCTACCAGCTCCATATACAATATGGCCCTGATGATCGTTTTTTTGTTTCTAACTTGTGCTCAATCGTGTGCTGTGCCCTGGTGTTGTGAAGCATCTTGTATTCCATAACTAATTGTTTCTCTCAAACAGGAAATGCTTCTATTACTTTTTAAAAATCCTATCTATCCAGTAACATGATGTGGTTTCTACTGTATAATCATTAAATTAAACTCCTCCTTGTGACTTGATGTTTGAGTAAAACTGTCCAGAGAGTCATACTAAGGCCTCTATTAAATCTGTATCGcggaagttcagcgttacagcgtgattgaaatgtaaaggcaataTTCCCGCGTTAGTGGGaactgcattcatggtaaacgctgcatatgtcggctcaatcggacaTTAACTTTACATTTCTACTGTAACTCTTCAGCGATGCAGATTGATTAGAGTCCTAAATCAATGTAAATATTTCCATAGCTGGACATATTCCACCAAACTCACATTGTATAATGTacgcagtgtgtgtctgtgtgcgtgtgtgtacatagGCAGTAGTAGTTTGTTAACACAGACACTGCGTAAACAATGCTTTTGTGGGTTTTATTGAATTCCAGTCAGAGGGTTCACCATGTCTCTGTTTGAAGCTGTGAAGAGTCTGACTCAGTAGAAATGTAAAACTGTCTTACAGCCATCTGTGTGTTCCTCTGAATTGTCTGTCTCTGTACTGAAACATGGTGGACTATTAAATAGAACAGGTCTAGTGTTGGTCTCTATGGTCTGGTCTTCATAACATAGCCAAAGAAACGTGTATTTGTCGTCTGTTCTTTATAGTGAAGTATTACAGCTGCTTGATGAGAACAGTAAGTGAGCGTCATTTCTAACAGCTGTAGTTACATCATAACAACCACTGGGAGGCGATATATATCAGAGAGCACAACAGGGAGTTGAATGAAGCCTCTCCTTGCTCAATGCTCGGCTGAATGTAAACAAGAGAGCGGGAAAGTTCACAAGATGGCTACACAGCTGGATGTCCCCAACTAACAGGAAAACCCCACAAATTGAGGTGGATACAGAGACCTGATTGTGCTACTTTAGTTTAACGCACTCGTTATAAATCCGTTTGGATAAGAACCTCTGATAAGTTTGCTAAAGTACTAAATGTGTGGTGTTTAGGCCTAGACGTTGATTAAAGCACAATAttcagaaatcgctccgccatttcctagtTGCTCAAATTCGAATATTTGCCTAATTTTAGTTGACGTGACAAAACAAGCACTcagagtgtagagaatcattgtaccatctaaaacgctgtgaaatatatttttcagctgtttgaagctggtgtacaaaattgAAAGTAAACGATACAAAAACTTaatttaagaacgggaagcatagaaatagcacatatAGAACAGATTTACCACCTCTAATCGTTGCTTTCAATGAGAAGGACAAATCTATAACTCGCATTTCtgtgtgaatttggttgggtcccTCAAAAAGTTACCAGCTAGCCCTTGGTCAtaactctcagttccattacattacaagTAAGAGTCATTGGATGAAGGCTTCTTCtagggggagttttgttaagagctccgatgctcggtctgaacattaacacacaTTGCTTGCTGTGccgttttggaagcataaggaccttatctttcataatcggcaataaataattttcaaaaaacaaaaggttaaattgatacactcCTTTATAGGCTTTGGGTtcccatgttacagcgcttgctCACGGGAAGATAGAgtggactacctgtgctaattagctatctgcatctccaaacacctgtgtgtaaatggAAGATGGACACCGgaaacgtgttgtcactgaaaaatcctgtgggctgcaactgtgttaaaacagtgtacagcagtggaggctggtaggaggatgggctcattgtaatagctggaatggaattTATGGAACTGTATcgaacatatggaaaccacacaTTTGACTGTTATTCTATTCCAGTGTGTATCTTACATTTGTGAAATTTGTTtcatgtgatatgaaagtagagggatttatgtttctagaaccacaacggaattgagaatcgattcacgtttataccgagtatttggctgttttgtcTTCCAGAGTCAATTCTCCCTTTAAAgtttaaacagaacatgtaaggtccttggactaaggagtaacgttaggctcctttagtccattattgggctagctactgactaactaactatacagatGTGTTGTATTCTTCTCAAAACTGGTTGCATGGCAATTTTTTACCCTGTAGGCACCTGCAATTTAGCACAGGTGGGATAAATTACACAATAAACGAGAATCATTGCCGCCAACCAAAATAATTAGAATTTGGAATATTATTCCAGGCCATTTTTGAGTTTGAAGCGAAACATCtcaataaccaggtttccatccaacctttttatgcgagtaaagtacatgttggataaaaaaaaaagtcaaGCCCGGCTTGATGGAAACAGCAAAATGGTCAGTAAACTTTCCatatgtcgacaaaacaaaatacgctagacaaggtgggatctttttgtattGGTAAAaataattatgcgagaaatggcagtggaaacgctTTAATAAAAGTTTTTTGCGAATACAACCACCGACTTTTTCTCTTCTCGTGTCAATCTCCTCTTGGCGAAGCCCCAGAAAGTGGGGGTGTTTGTGGATTATGAGGCGGGTCGGGTCTCCTTATATGTGAAGGCCAGGTCTCATATCTACTCTTTCATTGGCTACACCTTCACTGAGAAACTCTATCCATTCTTTGAAATCAGGTTAAATAAAGATCAAAATTCATTGACCATCACCCACGTGAGCAACTTAGACTTGTTGAGAGATCTGAAAATGTTCCTCATACATTATGTTCTGTTTGCCTAGCTATGTACAGTATATCAAGGTGATGTCTAACTGCTCTGATGGAAGGGCATGGTATACTTTGGTATACTTGTATGATGAATACAACTGTTTGTAATCTAATGTCAATGTTAAACGGAATAAATACTTCACTAAACTGTAAGAACGAATGAGGTGACTGGTCTCAATGCGTTATCTAATGCTACAGAATCATACATCACTAATCTGACAGAAATAACAGGTTTCTGTGTCTATTGACGCTGATCTGTTGTACTACATGAAGTTCTAATGCCACCTTGTGGCCTCAGATAAAAGGGTTCTCCAGAGTTTCTCCTTCAGTGCTGCGTTTTAGCCCAGGGCACCAGACCATGTGGTACAATGGCAATATATGATTTAAGATTCCGGTGGCGACCAGGGGTAATTCTCGATAGTCTTTCCTTAAATTCCTCGTCCTCTCCCTGGCTGCCTCTTTCTCAACCTATCAAAGGGAAGCGAGGAGAGTATTCGAGGACGTCCAAGCGCGTTTTTCTTGTTTCCCCTCCTCACATCCGTCTCAAAATGTCAGAGGTAGGTTTAGGACtcaattcaatccgtatcgcggaaATTCTGTACTATAGcgcgattgaaatgtaaaggtaatttccgattgatcagacatacagtgcattcggaaagtattcagaccccttctctttctccacatattttcccccctcaatctacacacaataccccataatgacaaagcgaaaacagatttttttgaaattttagcaaatgtattaaaaatgaaaaacagaaataccttatttacataagtattcagatcctttgctatgagactcgaaattgagctcaggtgcatcctgtttccattgatcatccttgagatgtttccacaacttgattggagtacacctgtggtaaattcaatagattggacatgatttggaaaggctcacacctgtctagataatgtcccacagttgacagtgcatgtcagagcaaaaaccaagccatgaggtcgaaggaattgtccgtagagctccgagacaggattgtgtcgaggcacagttctgtggaaggataccaaaacatttcagcagcattgaaggttcccaagaacacagtggcctccatcattcttcaatggaagaagtttggaaccaccaagactcttcctagagctggccgcccggccaaactgagcaaccgggggagaagggccttggtcagggaggtgaccaagaacccgatagtcactctgacagagatccagagtcccctgtagctcagttggtagagcatggcgcttgcaacgccagggttgtgggtgcgTTTctcacgggaggccagtatgaaaatgtatgcactcactaactgtaagccgctctggataagagcatctgctaaatgactaaaatgtaaatgtaaattagatgggagaaccttccagaaggacaaccatctctgcagcactccaccaataaggcctttatggtagagtggccagacggaagtcactcctcagtaaaaggcacatgacagccggcttggagtttgtcaaaaggcacctaaagaactttcagaccatgagaaacaagattctctggtctgatgaaaccaagattgaactctttggcctgaataccaagcgtcacgtctggaggaaaccttgcaccatccctacggtgaagcatggtgggggcagcatcatgctgtggggatgtttttcagcggcagggactgggagactagtcaggatcgaggcaaagatgaaaggagcaaagtacagacagatccttgatgaaaacctgctccagatggct belongs to Coregonus clupeaformis isolate EN_2021a chromosome 1, ASM2061545v1, whole genome shotgun sequence and includes:
- the LOC121585312 gene encoding neurotrypsin-like produces the protein MDLTTRKIMFLIGLSCLWLQVLSEVIADDSYLNEVQNTAPLSCSEGFTELGYYNGSVSQTDSGAPCLQWAEFPDYMLQYPGRGLGEHSYCRNPDRESNPWCFFRQTSGAIGWAYCDCHQGAARLVGGTSSESGRVEVYLNGQWGAVCDSHWTDRDASVICRQLGLGEIGTALQHSRFGSGTGLCHYERLGCRGDESSVSQCQSRTFVTGDCSHGNEAGVVCAPPEGSGPPLRLVGGEEDFEGRVEVFHGGRWGSVCDDQWDDRDAEVVCRQLGFGGVAKAWSWAHFGQGSGPILLDAVRCTGNELFLDQCLHGDWEQHNCDHMEDAGVSCSPYTDGVVRLVGGDGPWEGRVEVFHSGDWGTVCDNHWTQQHTQVVCRQLGYRGYAEVVTDGTFGEGSGIILLDDVRCEGTESSLLDCRHGIWGRSDCSHGEDVGVRCRARAKEEETNEVPAVAPATGPLVRLVGGGSHKEGRAEVYLHGDWGSICDSGWNDLNAAVVCRQLGHSGHAVAAGGFGRGKGPVHLDQVRCTGKEDFLGECPSLGRGRDGCRRREDAGVSCDHAPRATEGQAGPSEHTCGVRKIWEEGNERKSGGGGENILRTSWPWQVSVWLGSEGKDGHPICSGTLISPCWALASAHCFTRFGIGPSQYVVRVGGSDRILTPERVVVHRKFRADQGPGGHDLALLRLPSPKDHCLTFAHHTNAACLPTTDTTRGKTPSSCIAAVTAGWDGPDAVLQSWVPLLTSWQCKKHYGDGYSSHGTLCAGSPPDTRRLHGNNGCQGNWGGGLVCQGKGGRWVLTGIVSGGYGCSDPSTPALYTRVGRFQGWIEEVTHTQERNILTHDHDELKQTH